The Halococcus salifodinae DSM 8989 genome contains the following window.
GAACTCGTCGTCGAACGGCCGGAGCGGCTCGTGGCCGTGTTGGAAGCCGTACTCCGTGCTCGATCCGAGCGAACTGTCGTAGTCGAGTCCGATCGCACGGTGGTGTCGCCACGTTTCTTTCCCGGGTGCGAGGTTGAGGAAGTGCTGACGGCCGCCCGTCACTTCGTGGCCGAGCGCGCGCTCGATTTTCGCCTTCTCCTCGCGGAGCCGATCGCGGTCGTCGAACGAGTTGAACGAACCGTGAAGACCGACCTCCCATCCGCCGGCGTCGAGCGCCCGGACGATGTTCGTGAGATCGATGGTCTCGACGTCGTACCGACCGAGATGCTCGATCCAGTACCGGGGATTGCACCACTGCTGGAACGGCCGGTTGCGGAGGCCGGGCTCGGAGAGGAAATAAAACGCGGAGCGAACGCCGAGATCGTCTTCGAGGCCCATCAGC
Protein-coding sequences here:
- a CDS encoding polysaccharide deacetylase family protein gives rise to the protein MGLEDDLGVRSAFYFLSEPGLRNRPFQQWCNPRYWIEHLGRYDVETIDLTNIVRALDAGGWEVGLHGSFNSFDDRDRLREEKAKIERALGHEVTGGRQHFLNLAPGKETWRHHRAIGLDYDSSLGSSTEYGFQHGHEPLRPFDDEFVVFPLTAMETALVEEGDFAAAWDACEGLLTEAADNDAVMTVLWHPRLLSDDFPGYRELYRRLIERALELDAWVGPPGELYERLDDPELGAIEV